In Serinicoccus marinus DSM 15273, the genomic stretch GCCGGCGCCGGTCGTCCCGACGGCAGCGTCTGCGCCACGACGAGGCCGAGGTCGGTCAGCGCGCTCACCTTGTCGGGGTTGTGCGTGAGCAGCCGCAGCGGCCGCCCGGCCTGCCCGAGGTCCTCGAGGATCGCCGCGGCGACGGAGTAGTCGCGCGCGTCCACGGGCAGCCCCAGCGCCTCCTGCGCGGCGACGGTGTCGAGCCCGCCGTCCTGGGCGGCATACGCCCGCAGCTTGTCGACCAGCCCGACGCCGCGGCCTTCGTGCCCGCGCAGGTAGACCACCGCGCCACCCTCGACAGCGACCCGCGCCAGCGCGTCCTGCAGCTGCGGCCCGCAGTCGCAGCGGTGCGAGCCCAGGGCCTCGCCGGTGAGGCACTCGGAGTGCACGCGCACCAGCGGGCTCGGCCCCGGGTCGGGGCGTCCGAGGAGCGCGAGGTGATCGACGCCGGTCACCAGGTCGCGGTAGCCGTGGACGACCAGCTCGCCGTGCTCGGTCGGCAGCGTCGAGCTCGCGACCCGCTGCACCCGGTCGTGCCGCTGCCGGTAAGTGACCAGCTCGGCGATGGTGAGGACCGGCAGGTCGTGCTCGGCCGCGAGCGCACGCACCTGCGGACCGCGCAGCATCTCGCCCTCGTCGTCGACCAGCTCGCCGATGACGCCGACAGGCGCGAGGCCGGCGAGCCGACACAGGTCGACGGTGGCCTCGGTGTGGCCGCGCCGGGCGAGCACGCCGCCGTCGCGGGCGCGCAGCGGCACGAGGTGACCGGGTCGCCGCAGGTCGGCGTTGGTGCTGCGCTCGTCGGCCAGCACCTGCGCCGTGCGGCAGCGGTCGGCGGCGCTGATGCCCGTCGTCACGCCGGTCGTGGCGTCCACGGTGACGGTGTATGCCGTGCGCAGCTCGTCCTCG encodes the following:
- the ribB gene encoding 3,4-dihydroxy-2-butanone-4-phosphate synthase; this encodes MSAVAAVPRALDALRSGRPVLVLDDEDREDEGDVVLAAQTLTPGWTGWAVRHTSGFLCAPMPGAWADRLGLPAMVADAANEDELRTAYTVTVDATTGVTTGISAADRCRTAQVLADERSTNADLRRPGHLVPLRARDGGVLARRGHTEATVDLCRLAGLAPVGVIGELVDDEGEMLRGPQVRALAAEHDLPVLTIAELVTYRQRHDRVQRVASSTLPTEHGELVVHGYRDLVTGVDHLALLGRPDPGPSPLVRVHSECLTGEALGSHRCDCGPQLQDALARVAVEGGAVVYLRGHEGRGVGLVDKLRAYAAQDGGLDTVAAQEALGLPVDARDYSVAAAILEDLGQAGRPLRLLTHNPDKVSALTDLGLVVAQTLPSGRPAPAEAQAYLRTKVERLGHSPHLTTPTHETRSTA